TGGAGAAGAATTTCAGTTAAATGAAATTAGAAAATCTTTTTATGGTCTTTTCCCAGGAAGTTGGAATACTACTATTGCCGATTTAGGAGATATTAATAAAGGAGAAAGTATTGAAGATACTTATTTCGCTTTAAAAGAGGTTATTAGTATTCTTGTGAAAAAAAATATCATTCCCATTATTTTAGGTGGGACACAAGATCTTACTTACGCAAATTATCGAGCTTATGATAATTTAGTTCCAATGGTTAATATTGTTAATGTTGATAGTAAGTTTGATTTAGGAGATTCTGCAAAGCCCATAAAGAATAATAGTTTTGTTGGTAAAATAATTTTAGATGAACCTTATAATCTCTTTAATTATGCTACTATAGGTTATCAAACCTATTTTAATTCGCAAGAAGAAATAGATTTAATGGATAGCTTGTATTTTGAGTCGTATAGATTAGGACAGGTTTCAAGTAACATAACCATTGTAGAACCAGCGTTAAGAGATGCTAATATTGTTAGTATTGATTTAAGTTCGGTTAAAGGCGCTGAGGTAAGTTTAAATCAAAAGTATTCTCCAAATGGCTTAGATGGTAAAGAAATTTGTGCCATTGCACGATATGCTGGTATTAGTAATAAAGTATCATCTTTTGGGATATATGAATATAAACCATCAAAAGATGATGAGATTACATCCATGTTAGTGTCGCAAATACTGTGGTACTTCATTGAAGGTGTTAATTTTAGAGTAAACGACGATGATTTTTCAGATGAAAATAATTATCAAAAGTTTATAGTTTTAGTAGATTCAGAAGAATTGGTGTTTTATAAGAGTAATAAAACAGGCAGATGGTGGATAGAGATTCCTTTTTTATCTGAAGTTAATAATAAATTAAAGAGACACACGTTATTACCTTGCATGCATCAGGATTATCTCGATGCATGTAATAATATAGTGCCTGATCGTTGGTATAAGGCGTTTCAGAAAAATAGTGTTTAAAAGATAAGTTAAGGTTGAAACGTTGTTTTCATCGGTAAAACGTTATTTTTTTACGATGAAATGTAATTTTTTTTGATAAATAGTTGTTTTTTAAAAAATATATAAATATGTTTACGCTTTGAAAATGAAGCTTAAAAAAATTAACCTCGAGTTTTCTATGGATATGAAGAAGTTTATATTATTAACCGCAGTATTAACAATGCTAGCTAGTTGTGGCTCTAAAGATAGAGGTGAATTAGTTGGTGTACAAGGAAAAAAATGGCATCCAGAAAAGCCATATGGAATGGAGCTAATCCCTGGTGGTTCATTTATAATGGGTAAAGCTGATGATGATTTGGCTGGAGTTCATGATGCACCTGCAAAGACTGTAACAGTTCGAGCAATTTATATGGATGCTACCGAAATCACAAATAGTGAATACCGTCAATTTGTCAATTGGGTTAGAGATTCTATAGTTAGAATGAAACTAGCTGTTTTAGCAGATGAAGTAGCAAAAGTACCTGAAGATGGTGGTATTGGAGAGTATGCATTTAAAGATGCAGATACAGCTAATATGTCTGTTTACGAAAAATATATGTTCGAAAACTATACTGGATTAGGACCAACAGGATATGAAGGTAGAAAAATAAATCATGATATCGATTTGATTTTTGATACATCAGAATATCCAGACGAATACTATGCTGAAGTTATGGATACCATGTATTTACCTTTAGAGGAGTCATATAATGGTCAACGTACTTGGGATGTGAAAAAGTTTAAGTTTCAGTATAATTATATGGATATACAAGAAGCTGCAAAAAATAGAAGC
The nucleotide sequence above comes from Flavobacteriaceae bacterium HL-DH10. Encoded proteins:
- a CDS encoding formimidoylglutamase, which produces MNFNFLSPVSDLVLAHNELLESQALGRKLRIHSTQNGIPDLENVNIAILGVLENRNDVNYIGEEFQLNEIRKSFYGLFPGSWNTTIADLGDINKGESIEDTYFALKEVISILVKKNIIPIILGGTQDLTYANYRAYDNLVPMVNIVNVDSKFDLGDSAKPIKNNSFVGKIILDEPYNLFNYATIGYQTYFNSQEEIDLMDSLYFESYRLGQVSSNITIVEPALRDANIVSIDLSSVKGAEVSLNQKYSPNGLDGKEICAIARYAGISNKVSSFGIYEYKPSKDDEITSMLVSQILWYFIEGVNFRVNDDDFSDENNYQKFIVLVDSEELVFYKSNKTGRWWIEIPFLSEVNNKLKRHTLLPCMHQDYLDACNNIVPDRWYKAFQKNSV